In Streptomyces violaceusniger Tu 4113, one DNA window encodes the following:
- a CDS encoding quinone-dependent dihydroorotate dehydrogenase, with translation MYALLFNLIFRRMDPEKAHHLAFSWIRLAARVPVLRTFAAAVLAPRHKALRTEALGLRMHGPFGLAAGFDKNAAGIDGMAMLGFDHVEIGTVTAQPQPGNPKRRLFRLVADRALINRMGFNNEGSAAVAARLAARRPAFVTTLGVNIGKTKVVPEAEAVADYVTSTERLAAHADYLVVNVSSPNTPGLRNLQAVDQLRPLLTAVREAADRTVTDRRVPLLVKIAPDLADEDVDAAADLAVELGLDGIIATNTTIARDGLGLTCDSRLTAETGGLSGAPLKARSLEVLSRLYARVGDRLTLVGVGGIETAEDAWERILAGATLVQGYSAFIYRGPFWCREIHRGLADRLAASPYATLAEAVGAKASA, from the coding sequence ATGTACGCGCTCCTGTTCAACCTGATCTTCCGGCGCATGGACCCGGAGAAGGCCCATCACCTGGCCTTTTCCTGGATCCGGCTGGCGGCCCGCGTCCCCGTCCTGCGGACGTTCGCCGCCGCCGTCCTCGCCCCCCGCCACAAGGCGCTGCGCACCGAGGCGCTGGGCCTGCGGATGCACGGGCCCTTCGGGCTCGCCGCCGGATTCGACAAGAACGCCGCCGGAATCGACGGCATGGCCATGCTGGGCTTCGACCATGTCGAGATCGGCACGGTCACCGCCCAGCCGCAGCCCGGCAACCCCAAGCGGCGGCTCTTCCGGCTGGTCGCCGACCGAGCCCTGATCAACCGGATGGGCTTCAACAACGAGGGCTCGGCGGCGGTCGCGGCCCGCCTCGCCGCCCGGCGCCCGGCCTTCGTCACGACGCTCGGCGTCAACATCGGCAAGACCAAGGTCGTCCCGGAGGCGGAGGCCGTCGCCGACTATGTGACCTCCACCGAGCGGCTCGCCGCCCACGCCGACTACCTCGTCGTCAACGTCTCCTCGCCCAATACCCCCGGACTGCGGAATCTCCAGGCCGTGGACCAGCTACGGCCGCTGCTGACCGCGGTCCGCGAGGCCGCTGACCGTACGGTCACCGATCGCCGGGTGCCACTTCTGGTCAAAATCGCGCCGGATCTCGCCGACGAGGACGTGGACGCGGCCGCCGATCTGGCGGTCGAGCTCGGCCTGGACGGCATCATCGCCACGAACACGACGATCGCGCGCGACGGCCTCGGCCTCACCTGCGACTCGCGGCTCACCGCCGAGACCGGCGGCCTGTCCGGCGCCCCCCTGAAGGCACGCTCCCTGGAGGTGCTGAGCCGCCTGTACGCCCGTGTGGGCGACCGGCTGACCCTCGTCGGGGTCGGCGGGATCGAGACCGCGGAGGACGCCTGGGAGCGGATTCTGGCCGGTGCCACGCTGGTGCAGGGCTACAGCGCCTTCATCTACCGGGGCCCGTTCTGGTGCCGTGAGATCCACCGCGGCCTCGCGGACCGGCTGGCCGCGAGCCCGTACGCCACCCTCGCCGAGGCCGTCGGCGCGAAGGCATCCGCGTAA
- a CDS encoding integration host factor, with protein sequence MALPPLTPEQRAAALEKAAAARRERAEVKNRLKHSGASLHEVIKQGQENDVIGKMKVSALLESLPGVGKVRAKQIMERLGISESRRVRGLGSNQIASLEREFGGAAG encoded by the coding sequence GTGGCTCTTCCGCCCCTTACCCCTGAACAGCGCGCAGCCGCGCTCGAAAAGGCCGCCGCGGCTCGCCGGGAGCGCGCCGAGGTCAAGAATCGACTCAAGCACTCCGGCGCATCCCTGCACGAGGTCATCAAGCAGGGCCAGGAGAACGACGTCATCGGCAAGATGAAGGTGTCCGCTCTCCTCGAGTCCCTGCCCGGCGTCGGCAAGGTCCGCGCCAAGCAGATCATGGAGCGGCTCGGCATCTCCGAGAGCCGTCGAGTGCGGGGTCTGGGCTCCAACCAGATCGCGTCGCTCGAGCGTGAGTTCGGCGGCGCCGCCGGCTGA
- the carB gene encoding carbamoyl-phosphate synthase large subunit, with translation MPKRTDIQSVLVIGSGPIVIGQAAEFDYSGTQACRVLKSEGLRVILVNSNPATIMTDPEIADATYVEPITPEYVEKIIAKERPDALLPTLGGQTALNTAISLHQAGTLDEYGVELIGANVEAIHKGEDRDQFKRVVEAVHAKIGHGESARSVICHSMDDILAGVEELGGYPVVVRPSFTMGGAGSGFAHDEDELRRIAGQGLALSPTTEVLLEESILGWKEYELELMRDRNDNVVVVCSIENFDPMGVHTGDSITVAPAMTLTDREYQILRDIGIAVIREVGVDTGGCNIQFAVNPEDGRVIVIEMNPRVSRSSALASKATGFPIAKIAARLAVGYTLDEIPNDITEQTPASFEPTLDYVVVKVPRFAFEKFPAADARLTTTMKSVGEAMAIGRNFTEALQKALRSLEKKGSQFDFTGEPGNKAELLTKAAVPTDGRINTVMGAIRAGATQQEVFDATRIDPWFVDQLFLINEIADEVAAADKLVPELLAEAKRHGFSDAQIAGIRSLREDVVREVRHALGIRPVYKTVDTCAAEFAARTPYFYSSYDEESEVAPRETPAVIILGSGPNRIGQGIEFDYSCVHASFALHDAGYETVMVNCNPETVSTDYDTSDRLYFEPLTLEDVLEIVHAEQQAGPVAGVIVQLGGQTPLGLAQALKDNGVPIVGTSPEAIDLAEERGAFGRVLTEAGLPAPKYGTAFSFAQAKGIAAEIGYPVMVRPSYVLGGRGMEIVYDEPSLAAYLERHAGLISEHPVLIDRFLDDAIEIDVDALYDGEELYLGGVMEHIEEAGIHSGDSACALPPITLGGFDIKRLRASTEAIARGVGVRGLINIQFALAGDILYVLEANPRASRTVPFTSKATAVPLAKAAARISLGATIAELRAEGLLPSSGDGGTLPLDAPISVKEAVMPWSRFRDASGRGVDTILGPEMRSTGEVMGIDSVFGAAYAKSQAGAYGALPTKGRAFVSVANRDKRSMIFPARELVGLGFELLATSGTAEVLKRNGINATVVRKHSEGEGPNGEKTIVQLIHEGEVDLIVNTPYGTGGRLDGYDIRTASVARGVPCLTTVQALAAAVQGIEALGRGAVGVRSLQEHAEHLTAAREE, from the coding sequence GTGCCTAAGCGCACCGACATCCAGTCCGTCCTGGTTATCGGCTCCGGCCCGATCGTCATCGGCCAGGCCGCCGAATTCGACTACTCCGGCACCCAGGCCTGCCGGGTGCTGAAGTCCGAGGGCCTGCGGGTCATCCTGGTCAACTCCAACCCGGCCACGATCATGACCGACCCGGAGATCGCCGACGCCACCTATGTCGAGCCGATCACCCCGGAGTACGTCGAGAAGATCATCGCCAAGGAGCGCCCCGACGCGCTGCTGCCCACCCTCGGCGGCCAGACCGCGCTCAACACCGCCATCTCCCTGCACCAGGCGGGCACCCTCGACGAGTACGGCGTCGAGCTGATCGGCGCCAATGTCGAGGCGATCCACAAGGGCGAGGACCGCGACCAGTTCAAGAGGGTCGTCGAGGCCGTCCACGCCAAGATCGGCCACGGTGAGTCCGCCCGCTCGGTCATCTGCCACTCCATGGACGACATCCTCGCGGGCGTCGAGGAGCTCGGCGGCTACCCCGTCGTGGTCCGCCCCTCCTTCACCATGGGCGGCGCTGGCTCCGGCTTCGCCCACGACGAGGACGAGCTGCGCCGTATCGCCGGCCAGGGCCTGGCCCTCTCGCCGACCACCGAGGTGCTCCTGGAGGAGTCCATCCTCGGCTGGAAGGAGTACGAGCTGGAGCTGATGCGCGACCGCAACGACAACGTCGTGGTCGTCTGCTCCATCGAGAACTTCGACCCCATGGGCGTGCACACCGGTGACTCGATCACCGTGGCCCCGGCGATGACGCTCACCGACCGCGAGTACCAGATCCTGCGGGACATCGGCATCGCCGTCATCCGCGAGGTCGGCGTCGACACCGGCGGCTGCAACATCCAGTTCGCGGTCAACCCCGAGGACGGCCGGGTCATCGTCATCGAGATGAACCCGCGCGTCTCCCGCTCCTCGGCGCTCGCCTCCAAGGCCACCGGCTTCCCCATCGCCAAGATCGCCGCCCGGCTGGCCGTCGGCTACACCCTCGACGAGATCCCCAACGACATCACCGAGCAGACCCCGGCGTCCTTCGAGCCCACGCTCGACTACGTCGTGGTCAAGGTGCCGCGCTTCGCCTTCGAGAAGTTCCCGGCCGCCGACGCCCGGCTCACCACCACCATGAAGTCGGTCGGCGAGGCCATGGCCATCGGCCGCAACTTCACCGAGGCGCTGCAGAAGGCGCTGCGCTCGCTGGAGAAGAAGGGCAGCCAGTTCGACTTCACCGGCGAGCCCGGGAACAAGGCCGAGCTGCTGACCAAGGCCGCCGTCCCGACCGACGGGCGGATCAACACCGTGATGGGGGCGATCCGCGCCGGGGCCACTCAGCAGGAGGTCTTCGACGCCACCCGGATCGACCCGTGGTTCGTGGACCAGCTCTTCCTGATCAACGAGATCGCGGACGAGGTCGCCGCCGCCGACAAGCTCGTCCCCGAGCTGCTCGCCGAGGCCAAGCGGCACGGCTTCTCCGACGCCCAGATCGCGGGAATCCGCTCGCTGCGCGAGGACGTGGTCCGCGAGGTGCGGCACGCCCTGGGCATCCGGCCCGTCTACAAGACGGTCGACACCTGCGCCGCCGAGTTCGCCGCCAGGACCCCGTACTTCTACTCCTCCTACGACGAGGAGTCCGAGGTCGCCCCGCGCGAGACCCCCGCGGTGATCATCCTCGGCTCGGGCCCCAACCGCATCGGCCAGGGCATCGAGTTCGACTACTCCTGCGTCCACGCCTCCTTCGCGCTGCATGACGCGGGCTATGAGACCGTCATGGTCAACTGCAACCCGGAGACCGTCTCCACCGACTACGACACCTCCGACCGGCTCTACTTCGAGCCGCTCACCCTGGAGGACGTGCTGGAGATCGTCCACGCCGAGCAGCAGGCGGGCCCGGTCGCCGGTGTGATCGTCCAGCTCGGCGGCCAGACCCCGCTGGGCCTCGCCCAGGCACTCAAGGACAACGGTGTGCCGATCGTCGGCACCTCGCCCGAGGCGATCGACCTCGCCGAGGAGCGCGGCGCCTTCGGCCGGGTGCTCACCGAGGCCGGGCTGCCCGCGCCCAAGTACGGCACCGCCTTCTCCTTCGCGCAGGCCAAGGGCATCGCCGCCGAGATCGGCTACCCGGTCATGGTCCGCCCCTCCTACGTCCTCGGCGGCCGCGGCATGGAGATCGTCTACGACGAGCCCTCGCTCGCCGCGTACCTGGAGCGGCACGCCGGGCTGATCTCCGAGCACCCCGTGCTGATCGACCGCTTCCTCGACGACGCCATAGAGATCGACGTGGACGCGCTCTACGACGGCGAGGAGCTCTACCTCGGCGGCGTCATGGAGCACATCGAGGAGGCCGGGATCCACTCCGGCGACTCGGCCTGCGCCCTGCCCCCGATCACCCTCGGCGGCTTCGACATCAAGCGGCTGCGCGCCTCGACCGAGGCCATCGCACGCGGTGTGGGCGTCCGCGGGCTGATCAACATCCAGTTCGCGCTGGCCGGGGACATCCTCTACGTGCTGGAGGCCAACCCGCGCGCCTCCCGCACCGTCCCCTTCACCTCCAAGGCCACCGCCGTACCGCTGGCCAAGGCCGCCGCCCGGATCTCGCTGGGCGCCACCATCGCCGAGCTGCGCGCCGAGGGGCTGCTGCCCTCCAGCGGCGACGGCGGCACGCTGCCGCTGGACGCGCCGATCTCCGTCAAGGAGGCCGTGATGCCGTGGTCGCGGTTCCGGGACGCCTCCGGGCGCGGGGTGGACACCATCCTCGGCCCGGAGATGCGCTCGACCGGTGAGGTCATGGGCATCGACTCGGTCTTCGGCGCGGCCTACGCCAAGTCGCAGGCCGGGGCGTACGGCGCGCTGCCGACCAAGGGGCGCGCGTTCGTCTCCGTCGCCAACCGCGACAAGCGTTCGATGATCTTCCCGGCCCGGGAGCTGGTCGGCCTCGGCTTCGAGCTGCTGGCGACCTCGGGCACGGCGGAGGTGCTCAAGCGCAACGGGATCAACGCGACCGTGGTGCGCAAGCACAGCGAGGGCGAGGGGCCGAACGGTGAGAAGACCATCGTCCAGCTCATCCACGAGGGCGAGGTCGACCTGATCGTCAACACCCCGTACGGCACCGGAGGGCGGCTGGACGGCTATGACATCCGTACGGCGTCCGTCGCCCGCGGGGTGCCCTGCCTGACCACCGTCCAGGCGCTCGCGGCCGCCGTCCAGGGCATCGAGGCGCTGGGCCGGGGCGCGGTCGGCGTCCGATCGCTCCAGGAACACGCGGAACATCTGACCGCCGCCCGCGAGGAGTGA
- the metK gene encoding methionine adenosyltransferase, whose translation MSRRLFTSESVTEGHPDKIADQISDTILDALLKEDPTSRVAVETLITTGLVHVAGEVTTKAYAPIAALVRNKILDIGYDSSKKGFDGASCGVSVSIGSQSPDIAQGVDSAYELRVEGDEDELDKQGAGDQGLMFGYACDETPELMPLPINLAHRLSRRLSDVRKNGTIPYLRPDGKTQVTIEYDGHKAVRLDTVVVSSQHASDIDLDSLLAPDIREFVVEHVLNELVEDGIKLDTEGYRLLVNPTGRFEIGGPMGDAGLTGRKIIIDTYGGMSRHGGGAFSGKDPSKVDRSAAYAMRWVAKNVVAAGLAQRCEVQVAYAIGKAEPVGLFVETFGTAAVDAEKIEKAISEVFDLRPAAIIRDLDLLRPIYAQTAAYGHFGREIPDFTWERTDRVDALRAAAGL comes from the coding sequence GTGTCCCGCCGCCTGTTCACCTCGGAATCCGTGACCGAGGGTCACCCCGACAAGATCGCTGACCAGATCAGCGACACCATCCTCGACGCCCTTCTCAAGGAGGACCCGACCTCCCGGGTCGCCGTCGAGACGTTGATCACCACCGGCCTGGTGCATGTAGCCGGCGAGGTGACCACCAAGGCGTACGCCCCGATCGCGGCGCTCGTGCGGAACAAGATCCTCGACATCGGCTACGACTCGTCGAAGAAGGGCTTCGACGGCGCCTCCTGCGGCGTCTCGGTGTCGATCGGCTCACAGTCCCCCGACATCGCCCAGGGTGTGGACTCCGCCTACGAGCTCCGGGTCGAGGGCGATGAGGACGAGCTGGACAAGCAGGGCGCGGGCGACCAGGGCCTGATGTTCGGGTACGCCTGCGACGAGACGCCCGAGCTGATGCCGCTGCCGATCAACCTGGCGCACCGGCTCTCCCGCCGGCTGTCCGACGTGCGCAAGAACGGGACCATCCCCTACCTGCGTCCGGACGGCAAGACCCAGGTCACCATCGAGTACGACGGCCACAAGGCGGTCCGCCTGGACACCGTCGTCGTCTCCTCGCAGCACGCCTCCGACATCGACCTGGACTCGCTGCTGGCGCCCGACATCCGGGAATTCGTGGTCGAGCACGTGCTGAACGAGCTGGTCGAGGACGGCATCAAGCTCGACACCGAGGGCTACCGCCTGCTGGTCAACCCGACCGGGCGCTTCGAGATCGGCGGCCCGATGGGCGACGCCGGTCTCACCGGCCGCAAGATCATCATCGACACCTACGGCGGCATGTCCCGCCACGGCGGCGGCGCGTTCTCCGGCAAGGACCCCTCCAAGGTCGACCGCTCCGCCGCCTACGCCATGCGCTGGGTCGCCAAGAACGTGGTCGCCGCGGGCCTCGCGCAGCGCTGCGAGGTGCAGGTCGCGTACGCCATCGGCAAGGCCGAGCCGGTCGGCCTCTTCGTCGAGACCTTCGGCACCGCCGCGGTCGACGCCGAGAAGATCGAGAAGGCCATCTCCGAGGTCTTCGACCTTCGCCCGGCCGCGATCATCCGCGACCTCGACCTGCTGCGCCCGATCTACGCCCAGACCGCGGCGTACGGCCACTTCGGCCGTGAGATCCCCGACTTCACCTGGGAGCGCACCGACCGCGTCGACGCCCTCCGCGCGGCGGCGGGCCTGTAG
- the gmk gene encoding guanylate kinase, producing MAAHSARPRLTVLSGPSGVGKSTVVAHMRKEHPEVWLSVSATTRRPRPGERDGVHYFFVDDGEFDKLIANGELLEWAEFAGNRYGTPREAVMERLGAGEPVLLEIDLQGARQIRESMPEAQLVFLAPPSWEELVRRLTGRGTEAPEVIERRLEAARTELAAESEFDTTMVNTSVEDVANELLALMRVA from the coding sequence ATGGCAGCACACTCCGCACGACCGCGACTGACCGTGCTCTCCGGCCCCTCTGGGGTCGGTAAGAGCACGGTCGTCGCTCATATGCGCAAAGAACACCCCGAGGTCTGGCTCTCGGTCTCCGCCACGACCCGCCGACCGCGCCCCGGCGAGCGGGACGGCGTCCACTATTTCTTCGTGGACGACGGGGAGTTCGACAAGCTCATAGCCAATGGTGAGCTGCTGGAGTGGGCCGAATTCGCGGGCAACCGCTACGGCACCCCGCGTGAGGCGGTCATGGAGCGCCTCGGCGCGGGCGAGCCGGTGCTGCTGGAGATCGATCTGCAGGGCGCACGGCAGATCCGCGAGTCCATGCCGGAGGCGCAGCTCGTCTTCCTCGCGCCGCCGAGCTGGGAGGAGCTGGTCCGCCGGCTCACCGGCCGGGGCACCGAGGCGCCCGAGGTCATCGAGCGGCGCCTGGAGGCCGCTCGGACCGAGCTGGCTGCCGAGTCCGAGTTCGATACGACCATGGTCAATACCTCCGTCGAGGACGTGGCAAATGAGCTGCTAGCCTTGATGCGAGTGGCTTGA
- the pyrF gene encoding orotidine-5'-phosphate decarboxylase — MTTSAPTPFGTRLRAAMDARGPLCVGIDPHASLLADWGLGDDVAGLERFTRTVVDALAERVAVLKPQSAFFERFGSRGIAVLERAVADARAAGALVLMDAKRGDIGSTMAAYASAYLDPAGPLFSDAVTVSPYLGFGSLRPALDAARAAGAGVFVLALTSNPEGTEVQHAVRPDGSTVAATVLRALKAENAAEAAEGRLGSYGAVVGATLGRAPEEACVDLTIDGPLLAPGIGAQGATPADLPAVFGPAIKNVVPSVSRGVLRHGPDAASLVAAASRMAEEVRAVAE, encoded by the coding sequence ATGACGACCTCTGCCCCCACCCCCTTCGGTACGCGGCTGCGCGCCGCCATGGACGCCCGCGGCCCGCTGTGCGTCGGCATCGACCCGCACGCCTCCCTGCTCGCCGACTGGGGCCTGGGGGACGACGTCGCGGGGCTCGAGCGGTTCACGAGGACCGTTGTGGACGCCCTCGCCGAGCGGGTCGCCGTCCTCAAGCCGCAGTCGGCCTTCTTCGAGCGGTTCGGCTCCCGCGGCATCGCGGTGCTGGAGCGGGCCGTCGCCGACGCCCGGGCCGCCGGGGCGCTGGTGCTGATGGACGCCAAGCGCGGCGACATCGGGTCGACCATGGCCGCGTACGCCTCCGCCTATCTGGATCCGGCCGGCCCGCTGTTCTCGGACGCGGTCACCGTCAGCCCCTACCTCGGCTTCGGCTCGCTGCGCCCGGCGCTGGACGCGGCGCGGGCGGCGGGGGCGGGCGTCTTCGTGCTGGCGCTGACCTCCAACCCGGAGGGCACCGAGGTGCAGCACGCGGTACGGCCCGACGGTTCGACCGTCGCGGCCACCGTACTGAGGGCGCTCAAGGCCGAGAACGCGGCCGAGGCCGCCGAGGGCCGCCTCGGCTCGTACGGCGCGGTCGTCGGCGCGACGCTGGGCAGGGCGCCGGAGGAGGCGTGCGTCGATCTGACGATCGACGGGCCGCTGCTGGCCCCCGGCATCGGCGCCCAGGGCGCGACCCCCGCCGATCTTCCGGCGGTCTTCGGCCCGGCGATCAAAAATGTCGTTCCGAGCGTCAGCAGGGGGGTGCTTCGGCACGGTCCGGACGCCGCGTCGCTGGTCGCGGCGGCCTCCCGAATGGCTGAGGAAGTGCGTGCTGTGGCCGAATAA
- the coaBC gene encoding bifunctional phosphopantothenoylcysteine decarboxylase/phosphopantothenate--cysteine ligase CoaBC: MDKPKVVLGVSGGIAAYKACELLRRLTESGHDVRVVPTASALHFVGEATWSALSGHPVATEVWDSVHEVPHVRIGQSADLVVIAPATTDLLAKAAHGLADDLLTNTLLTARCPVVFAPAMHTEMWEHPATQENVATLRRRGAVVIEPAVGRLTGVDTGKGRLPDPGEIFEVCRRVLARGAESHTTDLAGRHVVVSAGGTREPLDPVRFLGNRSTGRQGYALARAAVARGARVTLVSANSELPDPAGADVLRAGTAAQLREAVLKAAADADAVVMAAAVADFRPAHYAEGKIKKRDGQEPEPITLVRNPDILAEISAERARPGQIVVGFAAETDDVLANGRAKLARKGCDLLVVNEVGEHKTFGAETNEAVVLGADGTETPVPYGPKGALADTVWDLVADRLG, translated from the coding sequence ATGGACAAGCCCAAAGTGGTCCTGGGCGTCAGTGGCGGGATCGCCGCCTACAAGGCGTGCGAGCTGCTGCGCCGCCTCACCGAGTCCGGCCATGACGTACGCGTCGTGCCGACCGCCTCGGCGCTGCACTTCGTCGGCGAGGCGACCTGGTCGGCGCTGTCCGGACATCCGGTGGCGACCGAGGTGTGGGACTCCGTCCACGAGGTGCCGCACGTCCGCATCGGCCAGTCCGCCGATCTGGTCGTGATCGCCCCCGCCACCACCGATCTGCTCGCCAAGGCCGCCCATGGCCTCGCGGACGATCTGCTCACCAATACGCTGCTCACCGCGCGCTGCCCGGTCGTCTTCGCGCCCGCGATGCACACCGAGATGTGGGAGCACCCCGCCACCCAGGAGAACGTGGCGACCCTGCGCCGCCGCGGCGCGGTCGTCATCGAACCCGCCGTGGGACGGCTCACCGGTGTGGACACCGGCAAGGGGCGGCTGCCGGACCCCGGGGAGATCTTCGAGGTCTGCCGCCGGGTGCTGGCCCGCGGCGCCGAGTCGCACACCACCGATCTGGCCGGCCGCCATGTCGTGGTCAGCGCCGGAGGCACCCGCGAGCCGCTGGACCCGGTGCGCTTCCTCGGCAACCGCTCCACCGGCCGGCAGGGGTACGCCCTGGCCCGTGCCGCCGTCGCCCGCGGCGCGCGCGTGACTCTTGTCTCGGCCAACAGCGAGCTGCCCGACCCGGCCGGCGCCGATGTGCTGCGCGCGGGCACCGCCGCGCAGCTCCGGGAGGCCGTGCTCAAGGCCGCCGCGGACGCCGACGCCGTGGTGATGGCCGCCGCCGTCGCCGACTTCCGCCCCGCGCACTACGCCGAGGGGAAGATCAAGAAGCGCGACGGCCAGGAGCCCGAGCCGATCACCCTGGTACGGAATCCGGACATCCTCGCGGAGATTTCCGCGGAACGCGCCCGCCCCGGCCAGATCGTGGTCGGCTTCGCCGCCGAAACCGACGATGTGCTCGCCAACGGCCGCGCCAAGCTCGCCCGCAAGGGCTGCGATCTGCTGGTGGTGAACGAGGTCGGGGAGCACAAGACCTTCGGCGCCGAGACCAATGAGGCCGTGGTGCTCGGTGCCGACGGGACCGAGACGCCCGTGCCGTACGGGCCCAAGGGCGCGCTCGCCGACACCGTCTGGGACCTGGTGGCCGACCGCCTGGGATGA
- the rpoZ gene encoding DNA-directed RNA polymerase subunit omega produces MTAPEGIINPPIDELLEATDSKYSLVIYAAKRARQINAYYSQLGEGLLEYVGPLVDTHVHEKPLSIALREINAGLLTSEAIEGPAQ; encoded by the coding sequence ATGACCGCGCCCGAGGGGATCATCAACCCTCCGATTGATGAGCTGCTCGAGGCCACCGACTCCAAGTACAGCCTGGTGATCTACGCGGCCAAGCGCGCGCGGCAGATCAACGCGTACTACTCGCAGCTCGGTGAGGGCCTGCTCGAGTACGTCGGTCCCCTCGTGGACACCCACGTCCACGAGAAGCCCCTCTCGATCGCGCTCCGCGAGATCAACGCGGGCCTGCTGACCTCCGAGGCCATCGAGGGCCCGGCCCAGTAG